The following coding sequences are from one Capsicum annuum cultivar UCD-10X-F1 chromosome 3, UCD10Xv1.1, whole genome shotgun sequence window:
- the LOC107861925 gene encoding flavonol synthase/flavanone 3-hydroxylase encodes MASSDIPTIDVSPYFKSDQENEEGKKKAMEKIREACVTYGFFHIANHGIPLELLSRTMDMYKTFFASSDEEKLSIPHNYLKSTQKSAGTFEHLWVRLSSSSAFDVCPNNPPQFRKVLEEMASHFTKLGVVSERIISECLGLPPDFLANYTNERSRDALMGLNYFPAKEDDNTGKPAHEDPGCFTIVYQYEVGGLQVQKDGQWIPIAPSRDKLVVNIGDVIQVLSNYKFKSATHKLVRARETNHCSYAFFYDMQRDKWIDPLPQFTKEIGESPKYRGFLFEEYLQLRLRNVTHPPARPEDLSSSI; translated from the exons ATGGCTAGTTCTGATATACCAACAATTGATGTTTCTCCTTATTTTAAATCAGATCAGGAAAATGAAGAGGGGAAAAAGAAGGCTATGGAGAAAATTAGAGAAGCCTGTGTTACCTATGGCTTCTTCCATATTGCGAATCATGGAATTCCTTTGGAGTTGTTGAGCAGAACCATGGATATGTATAAGACTTTCTTTGCTTCTTCAGatgaagaaaaactctctatacCTCATAATTATTTAAAGAGCACACAGAAGTCAGCTGGGACTTTTGAGCACTTGTGGGTTCGTCTTTCATCATCCTCTGCCTTCGATGTTTGCCCCAACAATCCACCTCAATTCAG AAAAGTATTGGAAGAGATGGCTTCCCATTTCACAAAATTAGGAGTTGTGTCGGAGAGAATCATCAGCGAGTGTTTGGGCCTCCCTCCTGACTTCCTAGCAAACTACACAAATGAGCGGTCTCGGGATGCATTGATGGGCCTCAACTACTTTCCGGCGAAAGAAGATGACAACACAGGAAAACCCGCACATGAAGATCCTGGCTGCTTCACCATTGTCTACCAGTATGAAGTTGGAGGCCTTCAGGTGCAAAAAGATGGACAGTGGATTCCTATAGCGCCTTCCAGAGACAAACTAGTTGTTAACATTGGTGATGTGATCCAG GTGCTAAGCAACTATAAATTCAAGAGTGCAACTCACAAGTTGGTCAGAGCAAGAGAAACAAATCATTGCTCATACGCGTTCTTCTATGACATGCAAAGAGACAAGTGGATCGATCCATTACCACAGTTCACCAAGGAAATTGGCGAGTCGCCCAAGTACAGAGGATTCCTCTTCGAAGAATATCTGCAGTTGAGACTTAGAAACGTGACTCATCCACCAGCTAGACCTGAAGATCTCTCCTCATCCATATAA